A genomic stretch from Hydrogenimonas urashimensis includes:
- a CDS encoding endonuclease/exonuclease/phosphatase family protein: protein MRFSLLCWNIQKRSLTPRFQYVFEHLLETYRSDIVALQEVRLSHGHIPSSFRAFTHALSCNIVRNRHCCGVMTLSRFPLIDSTPYLSKTKEIGIATRKSGLLTRHRLPDGAPLSLLNLHVINFVPYGLFAKEIERIAELIAGVDDEALIVAGDFNTWSGKRQKRLNEVMAEFGLQKVLLENEKSIKSILGSPLDHIYCRSLRTRHALVVDTPVSDHNPIAAEFEL from the coding sequence ATGCGATTCTCTCTTCTTTGCTGGAATATCCAGAAGCGTTCGCTCACCCCCCGCTTCCAGTATGTTTTCGAGCATCTTCTTGAGACCTACCGAAGCGATATCGTCGCCCTCCAGGAGGTGAGACTCTCCCACGGGCACATCCCCTCCTCGTTTCGAGCCTTTACCCACGCGCTTAGCTGCAATATCGTGCGAAACAGGCACTGCTGCGGCGTCATGACCCTCTCCCGCTTCCCGCTGATCGATTCGACGCCCTATCTCTCCAAAACGAAAGAGATCGGCATCGCGACCCGCAAAAGCGGCCTGCTGACAAGACACCGGCTGCCCGACGGCGCCCCTCTTTCGCTCCTGAACCTTCATGTCATCAACTTCGTCCCCTACGGGCTCTTCGCGAAAGAGATCGAACGGATCGCGGAGCTGATCGCAGGGGTGGATGACGAGGCACTCATCGTTGCGGGAGATTTCAACACATGGAGCGGCAAAAGACAGAAACGTCTCAATGAGGTGATGGCGGAGTTCGGACTTCAAAAAGTGCTCCTGGAAAACGAGAAGAGCATCAAATCGATTCTGGGAAGTCCGCTCGACCACATCTACTGCCGCAGCCTGCGGACAAGGCACGCCCTCGTCGTCGACACCCCCGTCTCCGATCACAATCCGATCGCCGCGGAGTTCGAACTCTGA
- a CDS encoding UDP-N-acetylmuramoyl-L-alanyl-D-glutamate--2,6-diaminopimelate ligase, which yields MTVDFGNGIGRVTDDSRAAEKGTRFLHTKLNARYLKEAIDRGAEAIAPKELIEALGMDGLEVVGITGTNGKTTTAAAIYSLLLDLGYRAALQGTRGLFINDEKVEEKSLTTPPSLATIAHMFEAFRRGAEFFVMEVSSHAIEQERIEGIDFSLKIHTNITSDHLDYHGSVEAYRAVKSSFFSDESRKLVNRDEEILEFNVKNAYSYGIENAATYKVMAYTLGGGVSGVLKHFETVVPFETSLQGHFNLYNITAAISAVHILTDEDLGEICEAAENFGGVAGRMEVVSEKPLVIVDFAHTEDGIRQVLDSLKEKEVRVVLGAGGDRDRSKRPKMGRAAASIAKKVYLTSDNPRSEDPAAIIEEIAAGIEDKTKIEKIVDRRKAIVRAIEEMQPGEALLVLGKGDETWQEVAGRKIPFDDREVVRQILARQAESG from the coding sequence GTGACGGTCGACTTTGGAAACGGCATCGGCCGTGTAACGGATGACAGTCGTGCGGCAGAGAAGGGGACGCGTTTTCTGCATACGAAACTCAATGCGCGGTATCTGAAGGAAGCGATCGACCGGGGTGCGGAAGCGATCGCGCCCAAAGAGCTGATCGAAGCCCTGGGCATGGACGGCCTGGAGGTCGTCGGCATCACCGGGACCAACGGAAAGACCACGACGGCGGCGGCGATCTATTCGCTTCTGCTCGATCTTGGCTACCGCGCGGCACTGCAGGGGACACGGGGACTGTTCATCAACGACGAGAAGGTGGAGGAGAAGTCCCTGACGACACCCCCCTCTCTTGCGACGATCGCCCATATGTTCGAAGCCTTCCGCCGCGGCGCCGAATTTTTCGTCATGGAAGTGAGTTCCCACGCCATCGAACAGGAGCGGATCGAAGGGATCGATTTCTCCCTCAAAATCCATACCAACATCACCAGTGACCACCTCGACTACCACGGTTCCGTCGAGGCCTACCGTGCCGTCAAGAGCAGTTTTTTCAGCGACGAGTCCAGGAAACTTGTCAACCGCGACGAAGAGATTTTGGAGTTCAATGTCAAAAACGCCTACAGCTACGGCATCGAAAACGCCGCGACCTACAAAGTGATGGCCTACACCCTCGGCGGCGGTGTCAGCGGCGTTTTGAAGCATTTTGAAACGGTCGTGCCTTTCGAGACCTCTTTGCAGGGGCATTTCAACCTTTACAACATCACGGCGGCGATCTCGGCGGTGCATATACTGACGGACGAGGATCTCGGTGAGATTTGCGAGGCGGCGGAAAATTTCGGCGGTGTCGCGGGACGCATGGAGGTGGTGAGCGAGAAGCCTCTCGTGATCGTCGATTTCGCCCACACCGAAGACGGCATCAGGCAGGTACTCGATTCCCTGAAAGAGAAGGAGGTTCGTGTCGTTTTGGGTGCCGGTGGCGACAGAGACCGCAGCAAGCGCCCCAAAATGGGACGGGCAGCCGCCTCGATCGCGAAAAAGGTCTATCTCACCAGCGACAATCCCCGCAGCGAAGACCCGGCGGCGATCATCGAGGAGATCGCCGCGGGAATCGAGGACAAGACAAAGATCGAAAAGATCGTCGACAGGCGGAAGGCGATCGTCCGGGCCATCGAAGAGATGCAGCCCGGTGAAGCGCTCCTTGTTCTTGGCAAGGGGGATGAAACGTGGCAGGAGGTCGCGGGGCGGAAAATCCCCTTTGACGACCGGGAAGTGGTCCGCCAGATTTTGGCCCGTCAGGCCGAAAGCGGCTGA
- a CDS encoding NifU family protein has protein sequence MIPFSDEDLYPAVENVIEKIRPSLALDGGDIKLLGVKNGKVYVQLQGACIGCASSGSTLKYGVERQMRMDIHPEIEVVNVPVGMENQWDKIS, from the coding sequence ATGATACCTTTCAGCGATGAAGATCTCTATCCGGCCGTCGAGAATGTCATCGAGAAGATACGCCCCTCGCTGGCGTTGGATGGCGGTGACATCAAACTTCTCGGCGTCAAGAACGGCAAGGTGTATGTCCAGCTGCAGGGGGCCTGCATCGGATGTGCCAGCAGCGGAAGCACCCTCAAATACGGGGTGGAGAGGCAGATGCGGATGGATATTCATCCCGAAATCGAGGTGGTCAACGTCCCGGTCGGTATGGAAAACCAGTGGGACAAGATCAGCTAG
- the rplQ gene encoding 50S ribosomal protein L17, which produces MRHRHGYRKLSRTSSHRAALLKNLSIALIEHGRIETTLAKAKTLRSVFEKMVTRAKAGDFNAHRAVFAKLQDKNATKKLVEEIAPKYAERNGGYTRIIKTRQRRGDSAEMAIIELV; this is translated from the coding sequence ATGAGACATCGACATGGATATCGCAAACTGAGCCGAACATCTTCTCATCGCGCTGCTTTGTTGAAAAACCTTTCGATCGCCCTGATCGAGCATGGACGTATCGAAACCACGCTCGCCAAGGCGAAGACGCTGCGAAGCGTTTTTGAAAAGATGGTCACTCGCGCCAAAGCAGGCGATTTCAACGCGCACCGTGCGGTCTTCGCGAAACTGCAGGACAAGAACGCAACCAAGAAACTGGTTGAGGAGATCGCACCGAAATACGCGGAGCGCAACGGGGGATACACCCGTATCATCAAAACACGCCAGCGCCGCGGAGACTCCGCGGAAATGGCGATCATCGAACTGGTCTGA